Part of the Methylorubrum populi genome is shown below.
TGGCCCGGACCGAGGGCCGCGTCTCCAACGGCTGGCTCGACTGCCCGGACTTCGTGATCGAGCGCGTTCCGGCCGCCCGTCGCGGAGCCGGCAAAGCAGGCTGAACGGACACGACATGCTCGAACCCTTCCGCGCCATCCTCGACGGTGAGGAGACGCCCCCGCCCGGCAGCTCGGCCCCGAGCGAGGAGGAGCTGATCCGCGCGCTTCAGGTGATGCTGAAGAGCCAGTGCATCTACGCCGCGACCACCGGCATCGGCCGCTCCTACGAACTCGCCCGGCACTACGCGCCGTTCTTCCGCGACTACTTCGCCTGTCTCGGCTACCGCTTCGAGGTCGCCCACCGCGACCAGATGGTGTTCCTTGCCTTGCCGCCGGACGGCGTGCGCCACGACGCGCAGGGGGAGCGGCTGCGCAAGGACGAGACTCTGGTGCTGCTGGCCCTGCGGCTCGCCTACGAGGAGGGCCTGCGCGACCACCGGGTCTCCACCGACGGCACGGTGGAATGCACCACCGACGACATCGCCGACGCGATCCGCTCCGCCGCCCGCGCCGAGCCGCCGGACGAGGCGCGCCTGATCGAGATCCTGCGCCTGTTCGCCCGCAAGGGGGCCCTGCGGCTGGGCGAGCGCGACCGGGCCGAGCGGGTGACGCCGCTGATGGTGATGCCGGGCATCACCGTGCTCTCGCCGGATGCCTGGATGGATCAGGTCCGCGCCTGGGCCTCCGCCGGGGAGGGGAGGGGCGCCTGAGACCGAACGGCGATGAGCCTGGCTCGTTGCCGTTCGCCCACGCGAATGCGTGGCGGCGGTCGTCCGCCGGGCGCGTTGATCCCGACCGATGGGCGGGGTCAACGCACATCGATCTGAGGCGAAGCCTCTTCCTGCGCCCAGGGCGCGGTGGAGAAAGCGCGTTCCAGGAAGGCGATCAGCGCCGAGACCCGGGCCGGGCGCGGCAGGCCCGGCGGCATCACGAGGTTGAGGGCGATCGGCGGCGGCTGCCAGTCCGGCATCACCCGCTCCAGGCGGCCCGACTTCAGATCCTCCCAGATCGTGAAGTCCGGCTGCACCGCCAGCCCGAGTCCGGCGCGCAGCGCCGGCGCCAGGGCGTCGGCGTTGTT
Proteins encoded:
- a CDS encoding DUF4194 domain-containing protein — encoded protein: MLEPFRAILDGEETPPPGSSAPSEEELIRALQVMLKSQCIYAATTGIGRSYELARHYAPFFRDYFACLGYRFEVAHRDQMVFLALPPDGVRHDAQGERLRKDETLVLLALRLAYEEGLRDHRVSTDGTVECTTDDIADAIRSAARAEPPDEARLIEILRLFARKGALRLGERDRAERVTPLMVMPGITVLSPDAWMDQVRAWASAGEGRGA